In Symphalangus syndactylus isolate Jambi chromosome 15, NHGRI_mSymSyn1-v2.1_pri, whole genome shotgun sequence, the following are encoded in one genomic region:
- the SPRY2 gene encoding protein sprouty homolog 2 has translation MEARAQSGNGSQPLLQTPRDGGRQRGEPDPRDALTQQVHVLSLDQIRAIRNTNEYTEGPTVVPRPGLKPAPRPSTQHKHERLHGLPEHRQPPRLQHSQVHSSARAPLSRSISTVSSGSRSSTRTSTSSSSSEQRLLGSSFSSGPVADGIIRVQPKSELKPGELKPLSKEDLGLHAYRCEDCGKCKCKECTYPRPLPSDWICDKQCLCSAQNVIDYGTCVCCVKGLFYHCSNDDEDNCADNPCSCSQSHCCTRWSAMGVMSLFLPCLWCYLPAKGCLKLCQGCYDRVNRPGCRCKNSNTVCCKVPTVPPRNFEKPT, from the coding sequence ATGGAGGCCAGAGCTCAGAGTGGCAACGGGTCGCAGCCCTTGCTGCAGACGCCCCGTGACGGTGGCAGACAGCGTGGGGAGCCCGACCCCAGAGACGCCCTCACCCAGCAGGTACACGTCTTGTCTCTGGATCAGATCAGAGCCATCCGAAACACCAATGAGTACACAGAGGGGCCTACTGTCGTCCCAAGACCTGGGCTCAAGCCTGCTCCTCGCCCCTCCACTCAGCACAAACACGAGAGACTCCACGGTCTGCCTGAGCACCGCCAGCCTCCTAGGCTCCAGCACTCGCAGGTCCATTCTTCTGCACGAGCCCCTCTGTCCAGATCCATAAGCACGGTCAGCTCAGGGTCGCGGAGCAGTACAAGGACAAGTACCAGCAGCAGCTCCTCTGAACAGAGACTGCTAGGATCATCCTTCTCCTCCGGGCCTGTTGCTGATGGGATAATCCGGGTGCAACCCAAATCTGAGCTCAAGCCAGGTGAGCTTAAGCCACTGAGCAAGGAAGATTTGGGCCTGCACGCCTACAGGTGTGAGGACTGTGGCAAGTGCAAATGTAAGGAGTGCACCTACCCAAGGCCTCTGCCATCAGACTGGATCTGCGACAAGCAGTGCCTTTGCTCGGCCCAGAACGTGATTGACTATGGGACTTGTGTATGCTGTGTGAAAGGTCTCTTCTATCACTGTTCTAATGATGATGAGGACAACTGTGCTGACAACCCATGTTCTTGCAGCCAGTCTCACTGTTGTACACGATGGTCGGCCATGGGTGTCATGTCCCTCTTTTTGCCTTGTTTATGGTGTTACCTTCCAGCCAAGGGTTGCCTTAAATTGTGCCAGGGGTGTTATGACCGGGTTAACAGGCCTGGTTGCCGCTGTAAAAACTCAAACACAGTTTGCTGCAAAGTTCCCACTGTCCCCCCCAGGAACTTTGAAAAACCAACATAG